AGTCGCGGTCACGCTGGTGATCCTATTCGTCATCTGGAAGGCCTCGACAGCGATTGCGGCCTTCCTGACGCGCCCCCGCATCGACATGACCATGAGCCCGATTGCCGGGGCGGTGGCCGTGTCCGTCGAGGCGGCGCAGCGCGGGCCGATCGCGCGGACGGTGACGTACACCGGGTCGGTGCGGCCGATCACGGAGGCGCCGATCAACCCGCGGATCCAGGGCTGGGTCCGGCAATTCCTGGTGAATGCCGGCGCCCGCGTGCGTGCGGGCCAGCCGCTGGTCGTGCTGGACCGGGAGGAGATCGGCGGGGAGTATGCCCAGGCGCGCGCCCATTACGATTTCATGGCCCGCGAGTTGGAGCGGGCGGAGAAGTTGTTCAAGGGCGGCGCCATCTCCCAGTCCGAATACGACCGAACCAGGATGCTGTACGACGAGGCGGCGGGGAGAAAGCAGGCGCTTGAGGCCAGGCTGGAGTACACCACGCTGCGCGCGCCGATCGATGGCCTTGTCACGCACCGGGTGGAGACCATCAACCTGGGCGAGTTGGTCGGACCCGGCAACCACCTGCTCACGGTAGCCGACGTGTCCAGGGTACGCGTCCAGGTGAAGGTGGCCGAGAGCGATCTGCCGTTCGTCCGCACTGGCACCGAGGCCCGTGTGCGCTTCCCTACCCTCACCCTCCCCACGCGCTCCGAACCGCTCCAGGCCAGGGTTTCCACCGTATTCCCGGGGCTCGAGCCGGTCACCCGCACCAGCACGGTCGAGGTCGTGATCGCCAACCCCGAGGGCCGGATCAAGCCAGACATGTACGCCGTGGTCGATTTCGTCCTCGAGAAGCGCGACCGGGTGGTCGTCCTGCCCCACCGCGCCATCCTCGATGTGGAGGGAACGCCCACCGTCTTCGTGACGGACGGCGTCACCGCCACGGCGAGGCCCGTCACCCTGGGCGTCGCCGGGGCGGACCGCGTCGAGATCGTGGACGGGGTCGGCGAGGGCGAGATGGTGGTCGTGAAGGGGAACCGCGGACTGGTGGACGGCCAGCCCGTGAAGCCGGTTCAGTTCTAAGCAGGTCCCGGCCCGGGTGCAGACGGCGAAGCACGCGTAGCCACGGGAGGATGCCGCGATGGTCGAGCTGCTGAAGAAGCTCCCGAAGATCTCGATCGAGAAACCGATGCTGATGATCCCGGTCATCATTGTGATGATCGCGAGCGGGATCATCACCTACTCCAAGCTGCCTAAGGAGCTCCAGCCATACCTGGAGAATCCGACGGTCGGGATCGTCATCCAGTACCCGGGCGTCGCGGCCGAGGACATGGAGATGTACTTCGCCCGGCCGATAGAGCAGAAGATGTCCGTGCTCAACGACGTGACCTTCATCCGCTCAAATTCCCAGGAGGGACGCACGGAGGTCATCATCGGGTTCGAGTACGGATCCGACATGAACCGCAGCAAGGTCGACGTGCAGACTCTCCTCTCCAACATGCTGAACGAGCTGCCGTTCGACCGGGACAACACCACGAACCCCTGGGTCGTACACGTCGCCAACGACAACGTCCCGATCCTGGACCTGAACATCAGCCGGAAGGGCTACGATGGCGTTCGCCTGCGCGAGTTCGTCGAGAACGTGCTGCGCGACGAGATCGAGAAGATCGACGGCGTGCAGTCGGCCATCCCGTACGGCGGCAAGCGGCGCCAGGTGATCATCGAGGTGGATCGCGACAAGCTCGCGGCCTACCGCCTCGGCCTCATGGACATCAAGACGGCGATCGAGCAGCAGTACCTGAGCCGCGCGGCGGGCAAGCTGCGCCAGCAAGAAAACGAGTTTCTGGTGCGCGCCACGATGATCCCAGAGGATCCGAGCAAGCTCGGGGACATCCCGGTCAGTGTGTGGCAGGACAAGGTGGTCTACCTGCGCGACGTGGCGCAGGTGAAGGATACGCACGCGGAGGAGACGAGCGCCTACCACTACAACGGGAAGCGCGGCCAGCTCCTCATGGTGGTGAAGCAGCCCGAGGCGTCCGACTTCACGGTGATCGACAAGGTCCTGAAGAAGATGGACGAGTTCGTTGCGGAGTATCCCGGGCTCTCCTTCCAGGTGGCATACAACCGCAAGGACTTCCTGGAGACCATTATCGAGAACGCCTGGCACGAGCTCATGCTGGCGTTCATCATCACCGGCCTAGTGGTGCTGGTCTTCATCCGCACGGTCACGCCCACCTTCATCGTGCTGCTCACGCTGCCGGCGGCCATGGCCGCCTCCTTCAGCCTCTTCCCGCTCGGCAATCTGACGATCAACACCCCGACGCTCATGGGGATCACGTTCGTCCTGGGCAGGCTGGTGGACGACTCGGTGGTGCTCATCGAGGTCATCAACCGGCACCTCAAGATGGGCAAGCCCCCCAAGCAGGCGGCTCTGCATGGGTCCTACGAGATCCTGCTGCCCAACTTCCTGTCGGCGGCCACCTTCATGATCGCGCTCACGCCCAACCTGATGCTGGGCGGCTCCATGGGGACGGGGTTCCGCGGCATGACCTTCCCCATGATCATGGCCATGGCGTTCTCGACCTTCCTCTCCTTTACGCTGAACCCGATGATGGCGGCATACCTGTACAAGCCGTACAAGGAGATGCTCGAGAACCCGATCGACCAGTTCCTGGGCCGTATCCTCTCGCCGTTCCGGTGGCTGATCGATCAGGTGGTGAACCTCTACCGGCACGTGCTGCCCTGGGCGCTCGACCACCGGGTGATCGTCGTGGCCCTGGGCCTGGCCTCCATGTACGTCGCCTACAAGATCTGGCCGACGCTGGGCTGGGAGGGCATGCCGCTCCAGGACACGGCCCAGGCGGTGGGCGAGGCGGAGGCGTGGCCGGGCACATCGCTCCAGGAGACCGAAAAGATCGTCTCGCGGATCGAGGAGATCCTGGTCCGGCAGCCGGAGACCCGGAAGGTCTCGACGCAGATCGGACTCGAGCCGGCCTTCGGGACCTACTTCTCGGGCTACGGCGTGCGCACCATCAACCGGGCCTTCTTCAAGATCACGTTCGCGAACAAGGAGGAACGCGTCTGCCAGTTCTACCACCGCTGGCTCGATCCGATCTTCCACACCTGTCGGAAAAAGACCGGGCGCGACATCTGGGAGATCATGGACGGGGTCCAGCAGGAGGCGCTCGCGTCCATCCCCGGCATTCGCAGCTTTTGGCTGATGGAGATGGGTGCCGCGCCGGTCAACACGGCCCGGGCGCCGATCGAGGCGGTGGTCAAGGGGCCGGACCTCCACACGCTGGCCCGGATCGGCGAGGAGGGGAAGCAGATCGCAGAGCGGACGCCGGGCGTGGTGCAGCCCTTCACGAGCTGGTCCATGAGCATGCCGCAGTACCACCTGGTCATCGACCGGGTGCGGGCCAAGGAGCTCGGCCTCGCCGTGCCGCAGATCGCCATGCAGGCGTACTACGCGCTGAATGGCGGCATGACCTCCGAGTTCTTCAAGCCGGAAGGCGCGCTGGGTCCGCAGCGGCACTCCCGCTTTCTCATCCGTTACCGGCCGGAACAGCGCCAGGATCCGAGCGATCTGGCCAACGTGATGATCACCACGCCCAAGGGCGACCAGGTCCCCCTGCGCGAGGTGGCGCGCTTCGAGCTGCAGCAGGGAACCGACCTGATCTACAAGGAGGACCTCCAGTACGCCATGAGCGTGCTGGGCCAGTACCGCGGCGTCGGGCTCAAGATGGCCACGGCCGGCGTGGTCATGGGGATCAAGACCTCGGTCGACCTGCCCAAGGGCTACACCGTGCAGCCCAAGGGGATGATGCTGGACATGCTGGACAACGTATACCGGCTGTACGGGGGCCTGGCTCTGGCACTATTCTTCCTCTTAGTCCTGCTGCTGCTCCAGACCCAGTCGTGGGTCGCCACGCTGGCGATTCTCATGGACGCGCCGCTCGAGGTCTTCGGCGCCATCTACTTCCTGAGGATCCGCGGCTTCTACTGGTCGCCGCCCGTGATCTGGGGGCTCACCATCGCGACCGCCGCGGTGATGGCCACCGGGATTTACCTCACGGACAAGATCGAGGCGGAGCGCAGGAGCGGGAAGAGCCGCCGCGACGCGATCCTCACCGCGGGACCCATCCGGCTTATTCCCGTGCTCATGACGGCGATCACCTTCACGGCGGCGTTCATCCCGCCCATGTTCGCGCCGCCCACGGGCATGGACCGCTTCCGCCCCATCGCGACCGCGCTGGTCGGCGCCATGATCAGCTCGACCGCGCTCAGCCTGATCGTGGTCCCGGTCTTCTACAGCATCTTCGACGACGTCAAGGAGTTCCTGTTCCAGGTCTACAGCGCGAAGCCCGCGCCGCGCCTCGCGCCCGCCCCGGTTCCCGCCCTCGAGCTCGAGGAGGCGCTGGCGCCGGCAGGGATGGGTGGTGACGGGGAGAACCTGGACGCCGACAACCGAAACGATTACCCCGCGGGACGGAACGAACGTTCCTGACCGCTTACCTTCACGCGGAGGAGACCATGTGTTGTCCAAGGAGTTCTTCGGTGCTGGCCGCAGCCCTCGCTCTGGCGCTCTCTGCCTTCAGCCCGGCGCGCGCGTTCGCCCAGCAGGAGAAAATGGGTGGTATGGCAGGGATGCCCGAGGGGCGGGCGATGGGGATGTCGAAGTACGGTTTCAGCGAGACGGTGAGCCGGGTCAAGCAGGCGATCACGGACCAGGACCTGATGGTCGTCTTCACCGCCGACCATCAGGCCATGCTCAGCATGGTGGGCAAGCAGAGCAAGGGGATGCTCGCCATCGAGTTCTTCCACCCCCGCTACGGCAAGACGATCTTCGAGACGAACCACGCTGCCGGCCTCGAGATCCCGCTCCGACTCGTCGTCATGGAAGGGGACATGGGCACCATGCTCAGCTATGAAAAGCCGTCCTATACCTTCGCCAGGTACAAGGGACTCGAGGGCCTGGGCCAGGCGCTCGATGGGGTGCTGCAAACCATTGTCGCGTCCGTGGCCAAGTGAACGCGACGGTGCTGGGAATGCGTAATCTCGGTAAGGAGGAACTGATGCGTTACCGTGTGCTCCTCGTCGCTGCGCTCGCCGCGGCCGTGTGGCTGGTGCCGAGCCCCGCCTTCGCGCAGAAGGAGATCAAGGTCAGCGAGGTCGTGGTCGAGTACATAAGCCCCCTTCCCTATACCCAGGCGGTGGCCAAGCTGGAGGCCGCCTTCAAGGGAGCGGGGCTCGTGGTCATTGGCGAGCCCAACTATCAGCAGATGCAGCGCATGGTAGGACGGGAGCGCCGCGGCTCAAAGGCGTACTTCGTCTTCCGGCCCGATCTCGGGACTCCCGTCTTCGACAACGACTATAACGCGGCTCTCGAGATCCCGCTGAAGATCCTCTTGTACGAGCGTGAGGACAAGAAGACGGTCATCCGCTACCTCAAGCCCTCCGCAGCGCTCGGAAACTACAGGGGGCTTGGGAGCGTCGGCAAATCTCTGGACGAGCTGCTCAGGAAGGTCGTGAGTCTGGCGTTGCGTTAGCTGAAGCGAGGGACGCTGCGGCGTGGCACGAGGGCCGTAGCGCACCCCGTACGAGAACGGAGCAGGCCCACCGGGACGCACGCTTTCTACGGGGGGCGACCAGCGCGCCCCCCGTTGTCGTCCCGGCCGGTGCGGGAGACACCATGCATCGACTGCTTTTACTCTTTTCGACAACCTTCCTCTCCGCCGGCCCGCTCCTGGCTCAGGTGCGGGCCGACAGCGGCGCGTTCGTGCTCCGGCTCGGTCGGGATACGGTGGTCTTCGAACGATACGTCCGTACGGGCGATCACCTTCTCTCCGAAGCCGTCTGGCGGAGCCCACGGGTCGTCCTCCAGCGCGTGGAAGCGCGGCTCAATCCAGACGGCTCGCTGGCACGCGTCGACGGAGCGGTCTACGACCCAAGCACATCGCCGGGCGCACAGCCCGTGAGCCGTACATCCGTCGTGCTCCGCGGCGATTCGACGCACTTCACCGCCGGCAGTGGCGGCAGTCGACAGAGCTGGTCCTTCCCCGGACGTGCGCACTTCTCCCCCGCGCCGCAGGTCTTCGCGCTTTTCGAGCTCCTGGCACGACGGGCGCCACGAAACGTGGGCGACAGCGCGGTCCTGACGCAGATGAGTCCGGCCGGGCCGCGCCCCCTCGTGGTCCGGCGCTCGGCTCGCGATTCCGTGACCGTCTCCAGCCGGCAGCTCGGGACGATGCACGCGCATGTGGACGAGGCCGGGCGGGTGTGGGGCCTGGACGGCCGGTCATCCTCCTGGGGCTTCGTCGGTGAGCGTCGGGCCTGGGTCGATCTCGACTCTGTCGCGCGCGCCTTCCTCGCGCACGAGAACCAGCACGGCGCGCTCGGCGAGTTGTCGCCGCGCGACAGCGTAGTCGCACTCGCGCACGGCGCGCGCATCCAGGTGGATTACGGCCGGCCCTCGAGACGCGGGCGCACCATCTTCGGCGGGGTCGTCCCCTGGGGCCGGGTGTGGCGGACCGGGGCGAACCTCGCGACGCACTTCACCACGGATCGAGCGCTTTCGTTCGATGGCAGAACGCTGCCGGCCGGAACGTACACGCTCTGGACGATTCCCGGGCCCGCCGAATGGACGTTGATCGTCAACCAGGAGACGGGGCAGTGGGGCACGTTCTACGACGAGACCAGAGACCTGTGGCGGATTCCGATGCGTACCCGGCGCACGCCCGTTCCGGCCGAGCAGTTCACGATCCTGATCCAGGCGCAGGGGGAGGGCGGAGTGCTGAAGCTGGTGTGGGAAACGACGGAGGCATCGGCCGAGTTCAGAGTGAAGTGAGATGCCGGAGACCGAACCCCGTCGGGCGACTGGCGTTGGGCGAAGCACCCTGATCAATGCGCCGCGCCCCGGTCGGGTGACCTCTCTGCTGCGGGTGTGTTTTGTTTTCTCGGGCGGCGCGGCGCTCCTCTACGAAGTGGCCTGGCTCCGGCTCCTCGTGCTGGTGTTCGGCACGACCAGCCTGGCGGTCGCGACGTTGCTCGCGGCGTTCATGGCGGGGCTCGGCCTGGGGAGTTACGCGTTCGGCCGGATCGTAGACCGCTGGGGACGCCCGGTCCTGCTGTACGGGCTCCTGGAGCTCGGGGTCGGTGCCTACGCCCTGCTGGTGCCCACGCTCTTCCAAGCCCTGGTGCCGGTGTACCAGTGGGCATGGGCGAGCTTCCACCCCTCCGGCGCGGCGTTCA
The genomic region above belongs to Gemmatimonadota bacterium and contains:
- a CDS encoding efflux RND transporter permease subunit, translating into MVELLKKLPKISIEKPMLMIPVIIVMIASGIITYSKLPKELQPYLENPTVGIVIQYPGVAAEDMEMYFARPIEQKMSVLNDVTFIRSNSQEGRTEVIIGFEYGSDMNRSKVDVQTLLSNMLNELPFDRDNTTNPWVVHVANDNVPILDLNISRKGYDGVRLREFVENVLRDEIEKIDGVQSAIPYGGKRRQVIIEVDRDKLAAYRLGLMDIKTAIEQQYLSRAAGKLRQQENEFLVRATMIPEDPSKLGDIPVSVWQDKVVYLRDVAQVKDTHAEETSAYHYNGKRGQLLMVVKQPEASDFTVIDKVLKKMDEFVAEYPGLSFQVAYNRKDFLETIIENAWHELMLAFIITGLVVLVFIRTVTPTFIVLLTLPAAMAASFSLFPLGNLTINTPTLMGITFVLGRLVDDSVVLIEVINRHLKMGKPPKQAALHGSYEILLPNFLSAATFMIALTPNLMLGGSMGTGFRGMTFPMIMAMAFSTFLSFTLNPMMAAYLYKPYKEMLENPIDQFLGRILSPFRWLIDQVVNLYRHVLPWALDHRVIVVALGLASMYVAYKIWPTLGWEGMPLQDTAQAVGEAEAWPGTSLQETEKIVSRIEEILVRQPETRKVSTQIGLEPAFGTYFSGYGVRTINRAFFKITFANKEERVCQFYHRWLDPIFHTCRKKTGRDIWEIMDGVQQEALASIPGIRSFWLMEMGAAPVNTARAPIEAVVKGPDLHTLARIGEEGKQIAERTPGVVQPFTSWSMSMPQYHLVIDRVRAKELGLAVPQIAMQAYYALNGGMTSEFFKPEGALGPQRHSRFLIRYRPEQRQDPSDLANVMITTPKGDQVPLREVARFELQQGTDLIYKEDLQYAMSVLGQYRGVGLKMATAGVVMGIKTSVDLPKGYTVQPKGMMLDMLDNVYRLYGGLALALFFLLVLLLLQTQSWVATLAILMDAPLEVFGAIYFLRIRGFYWSPPVIWGLTIATAAVMATGIYLTDKIEAERRSGKSRRDAILTAGPIRLIPVLMTAITFTAAFIPPMFAPPTGMDRFRPIATALVGAMISSTALSLIVVPVFYSIFDDVKEFLFQVYSAKPAPRLAPAPVPALELEEALAPAGMGGDGENLDADNRNDYPAGRNERS
- a CDS encoding DUF302 domain-containing protein; its protein translation is MRYRVLLVAALAAAVWLVPSPAFAQKEIKVSEVVVEYISPLPYTQAVAKLEAAFKGAGLVVIGEPNYQQMQRMVGRERRGSKAYFVFRPDLGTPVFDNDYNAALEIPLKILLYEREDKKTVIRYLKPSAALGNYRGLGSVGKSLDELLRKVVSLALR
- a CDS encoding efflux RND transporter periplasmic adaptor subunit — protein: MTTRLGTPLKTLGKRITRLPPVQKAASAQTWRNGKVYLERHPGVKKVAVTLVILFVIWKASTAIAAFLTRPRIDMTMSPIAGAVAVSVEAAQRGPIARTVTYTGSVRPITEAPINPRIQGWVRQFLVNAGARVRAGQPLVVLDREEIGGEYAQARAHYDFMARELERAEKLFKGGAISQSEYDRTRMLYDEAAGRKQALEARLEYTTLRAPIDGLVTHRVETINLGELVGPGNHLLTVADVSRVRVQVKVAESDLPFVRTGTEARVRFPTLTLPTRSEPLQARVSTVFPGLEPVTRTSTVEVVIANPEGRIKPDMYAVVDFVLEKRDRVVVLPHRAILDVEGTPTVFVTDGVTATARPVTLGVAGADRVEIVDGVGEGEMVVVKGNRGLVDGQPVKPVQF
- a CDS encoding DUF2911 domain-containing protein, with the translated sequence MHRLLLLFSTTFLSAGPLLAQVRADSGAFVLRLGRDTVVFERYVRTGDHLLSEAVWRSPRVVLQRVEARLNPDGSLARVDGAVYDPSTSPGAQPVSRTSVVLRGDSTHFTAGSGGSRQSWSFPGRAHFSPAPQVFALFELLARRAPRNVGDSAVLTQMSPAGPRPLVVRRSARDSVTVSSRQLGTMHAHVDEAGRVWGLDGRSSSWGFVGERRAWVDLDSVARAFLAHENQHGALGELSPRDSVVALAHGARIQVDYGRPSRRGRTIFGGVVPWGRVWRTGANLATHFTTDRALSFDGRTLPAGTYTLWTIPGPAEWTLIVNQETGQWGTFYDETRDLWRIPMRTRRTPVPAEQFTILIQAQGEGGVLKLVWETTEASAEFRVK
- a CDS encoding DUF302 domain-containing protein — protein: MLAAALALALSAFSPARAFAQQEKMGGMAGMPEGRAMGMSKYGFSETVSRVKQAITDQDLMVVFTADHQAMLSMVGKQSKGMLAIEFFHPRYGKTIFETNHAAGLEIPLRLVVMEGDMGTMLSYEKPSYTFARYKGLEGLGQALDGVLQTIVASVAK